One region of Alphaproteobacteria bacterium LSUCC0719 genomic DNA includes:
- a CDS encoding O-antigen ligase family protein, giving the protein MSGNNSPTMTGGVTAHLSRLTADARAALAELPRWERYLHIFWLAGPFILLIERSPADLWLSVLALTFAVRSVVRREGWWLKKFWVQAAFAFWAVCLLAAALSPLPVYSLGEAFAWFRFPLFAMATAFWLGRDERLLYLMILTTGIAMVAMCGILTAEILIVGPQGGRLSWPYGDLVPGNYLAKVGLPAFVVAVAIATSYRSRLASLGAIVALASIILSVMTGERINFLIRACSGMIAAIVWKPKIWRVLLIVAVELIAVVVVMKTRPDLGNRYVDKFVEQMPTHVESAYYKAMGPGVLAFDQAPILGIGPGNLRYLCNDVIAGSPDFDCHPHPHNYYIQMAGEAGLLGLVTGVLFLGSIIWVCAVPAIRNRENVIVATMWIVPFGLFWPISSTADFFGQWNNIFMWSAIAIAIAGSQIGGSNRALADS; this is encoded by the coding sequence ATGTCAGGTAACAATTCACCGACAATGACCGGCGGCGTGACCGCGCATCTCTCCAGACTGACTGCTGATGCCAGAGCCGCACTGGCAGAACTGCCAAGATGGGAACGTTACCTGCATATCTTCTGGCTGGCTGGCCCTTTCATCCTGCTGATCGAACGTTCACCTGCCGATCTATGGCTGTCTGTTCTGGCGCTGACCTTTGCTGTGCGGTCTGTTGTTCGCAGAGAGGGCTGGTGGCTTAAAAAATTCTGGGTACAGGCGGCGTTCGCGTTCTGGGCGGTTTGTCTTCTGGCCGCAGCATTGTCGCCGCTGCCGGTATATTCATTGGGTGAGGCGTTTGCCTGGTTCCGGTTTCCACTATTCGCCATGGCGACAGCGTTCTGGCTGGGCCGGGATGAGCGGCTTTTATATCTCATGATCCTGACAACTGGCATCGCAATGGTTGCCATGTGCGGGATTCTGACAGCGGAAATCCTGATTGTCGGCCCGCAAGGTGGCAGGTTGTCCTGGCCTTATGGGGATCTAGTGCCCGGCAATTACCTTGCCAAGGTGGGCCTGCCTGCCTTTGTTGTTGCGGTTGCGATCGCGACTTCGTACAGGAGCAGACTCGCCAGTCTTGGCGCCATTGTTGCTCTGGCATCGATAATCCTGTCGGTGATGACGGGCGAGAGGATCAATTTCCTGATCCGCGCCTGTTCGGGCATGATCGCGGCGATCGTCTGGAAGCCGAAAATCTGGCGTGTTCTGCTGATTGTTGCGGTGGAACTGATTGCTGTTGTCGTGGTGATGAAAACACGACCTGACCTAGGCAACAGATATGTCGACAAATTTGTTGAGCAAATGCCAACCCATGTTGAAAGTGCGTATTATAAGGCCATGGGGCCTGGTGTTCTGGCCTTTGATCAGGCCCCCATTCTTGGCATCGGGCCGGGGAATCTGCGTTACCTATGTAATGATGTAATTGCCGGATCGCCCGATTTCGACTGCCATCCACATCCACATAACTACTATATCCAGATGGCTGGTGAGGCAGGGCTCCTTGGTCTGGTGACGGGCGTTCTGTTTCTTGGGTCGATTATCTGGGTCTGTGCGGTGCCGGCGATCCGAAACCGTGAAAATGTGATTGTCGCGACGATGTGGATTGTGCCGTTTGGTCTGTTCTGGCCGATCTCGTCCACGGCCGATTTCTTTGGTCAGTGGAACAACATCTTCATGTGGAGCGCGATTGCCATCGCCATTGCCGGCTCGCAAATAGGCGGCTCAAACCGGGCTCTTGCGGACAGCTAG